One window of Flavobacteriales bacterium genomic DNA carries:
- a CDS encoding M1 family metallopeptidase has product MRYYSIAAALFVALSVSAQCDRWQQHITCDLIVDLDVKSHRFTGTEVLRYQNNSPDTLRELFFHLYLNAFKPGSEMDVRARTIVDPDARVGDRIAALSQEEVGDLTCTLITQDGRAVRLEPLGTVLRVTLARPLLPGKHTTLRIDFHGQVPVQIRRSGRDNAEGVAYSMAQWFPKVAAYDDRGWHADPYVSREFYGEWGDYDVKITLDSTFTVAATGVLANAKEIGHGYAQRTKNQKRSDGKLTWHFKAPKVHDFAWSADPDYKNVTAQVPGGPLLRFIYKDSPKFEEVWGQLPGYMVRTVEYMDRNFGKYPWPTFTFAQGGDGGMEYPMFTLITGERRLGSLVGTSVHEVLHNWYYGVLASDELSFPWMDEGFSEYAGSKVMKELFPGNTKGRVHSDAMAAYLRLVASPHHEPMSLEADQFATNRAYSDNTYSKGEFFLDQLGAVIGDSTLQRGLRRYYATCGFKHPRPIDVQRVMEKESGLQLAWYFNEWINTTRKLDYAVKGVMQHGDSTTVTLERKDLMLMPVDVVVQGAQGELELFHIPLSLMLGARKEQPDGHEWHTLPPWQWTDPTYSFTIPVPLARIQRIELDPFGRLGDVDRSNDGMSITPGTQGVMER; this is encoded by the coding sequence ATGCGGTATTATTCCATCGCTGCGGCGCTTTTCGTCGCGCTTTCCGTAAGCGCCCAATGTGACCGATGGCAGCAACACATCACTTGCGACCTGATCGTGGACTTGGACGTGAAGTCGCACCGTTTCACGGGTACGGAAGTCCTCCGATACCAGAATAACAGCCCGGATACGCTCCGGGAGCTATTCTTCCACCTGTATCTCAATGCATTTAAGCCGGGCAGTGAAATGGATGTCCGGGCGCGCACCATCGTCGATCCGGACGCCAGGGTCGGTGACCGCATCGCTGCTCTTTCGCAGGAGGAGGTAGGCGACCTGACCTGCACCCTCATTACACAAGACGGGAGAGCGGTACGGTTGGAACCGCTGGGAACGGTGCTCCGCGTCACGCTTGCCCGACCACTGCTCCCGGGGAAGCACACCACATTGCGCATCGATTTTCATGGGCAGGTGCCGGTCCAGATCCGCCGCAGTGGCCGCGACAATGCCGAAGGGGTCGCTTATAGCATGGCGCAATGGTTCCCGAAAGTGGCGGCATACGATGACCGCGGCTGGCATGCCGACCCCTATGTGAGCCGCGAGTTCTATGGTGAATGGGGGGACTACGACGTGAAGATCACCTTGGACAGCACGTTCACCGTTGCGGCAACCGGGGTGCTTGCCAATGCGAAGGAGATCGGCCACGGCTACGCGCAGCGGACAAAAAACCAAAAGCGTTCCGACGGCAAGCTCACGTGGCACTTCAAGGCTCCGAAGGTCCATGACTTTGCTTGGTCCGCTGACCCGGACTATAAGAACGTTACCGCCCAAGTGCCTGGTGGGCCGTTGCTGCGCTTCATCTACAAAGACTCCCCAAAGTTTGAAGAAGTCTGGGGCCAGTTGCCCGGCTACATGGTGCGCACGGTGGAATACATGGACCGGAATTTCGGCAAGTACCCGTGGCCCACCTTCACCTTTGCCCAAGGTGGTGATGGCGGGATGGAATACCCCATGTTCACATTGATCACCGGCGAGCGGCGCTTAGGCAGCCTTGTTGGCACCAGCGTACATGAGGTGCTGCACAATTGGTACTACGGCGTGCTGGCCAGTGACGAGCTGAGCTTCCCATGGATGGATGAAGGCTTTTCGGAGTACGCGGGCAGCAAAGTGATGAAAGAACTATTTCCCGGAAACACAAAAGGACGCGTCCACTCTGATGCCATGGCCGCTTATCTGCGGCTTGTGGCATCCCCGCACCATGAGCCGATGAGCCTCGAGGCGGACCAGTTCGCCACAAACCGGGCATACAGCGACAACACCTACAGTAAGGGCGAATTCTTTCTGGACCAGCTCGGTGCGGTGATCGGCGACAGCACGCTTCAACGGGGGCTGCGCCGCTACTACGCGACTTGCGGGTTCAAACATCCCCGGCCCATTGATGTGCAGCGGGTCATGGAGAAGGAGAGCGGCCTGCAATTAGCGTGGTACTTCAATGAATGGATCAATACCACGCGCAAATTGGACTATGCGGTGAAGGGCGTGATGCAGCACGGGGACAGCACCACGGTGACCTTGGAGCGGAAGGACCTCATGCTGATGCCGGTGGACGTGGTCGTGCAAGGAGCACAGGGCGAATTGGAGCTGTTCCACATCCCGCTCTCGTTAATGCTGGGCGCGCGCAAAGAACAGCCCGACGGGCACGAATGGCACACACTGCCTCCATGGCAATGGACCGACCCCACGTATTCCTTCACCATCCCGGTGCCGCTGGCGCGCATCCAACGCATCGAACTGGACCCCTTCGGAAGGCTCGGCGATGTGGACCGCTCCAACGACGGCATGTCCATCACCCCCGGCACGCAAGGGGTGATGGAGCGTTGA